The Shewanella sp. MTB7 genome includes a window with the following:
- a CDS encoding efflux RND transporter periplasmic adaptor subunit, with product MKKSLIVIPFVLLIVTIASFSGFSEAKKPGDKVSRALRIVPVVTGAVDQHLLSQTISLIGKLEADKSVFIASEVQGKIKAINVVANQEIRAGQVLIQLEDARSQASVAEANAYLNDEKRKLKEYKKLIDKNAITQTEIDAQKASVDIATARLAAALAELDYHYIKAPFSGTAGLLDFSLGKMVTAGTELLSLDDLLSMRLDLQVPENYLSLLSVGMTVSATNRAWPSERFTGQVIAIDPRINHETLNLKVRVSFDNQSNKLKPGMLMSATLTLPAVSEPVIPVQAIEYSGTKRFVYVVGEDELAKRTQVTLGARIKDEVVITDGVNVGQRIVVQGLVNMRDGLKVDDLSAKQSQITADANQGVQGEKKGDRR from the coding sequence ATGAAAAAAAGCCTGATTGTTATCCCTTTCGTTTTATTGATTGTTACCATAGCCTCATTCAGCGGTTTTTCAGAAGCGAAGAAACCCGGCGATAAAGTCTCGCGTGCTCTGCGCATTGTCCCTGTCGTGACGGGAGCTGTAGATCAACATCTTCTTTCTCAAACTATCTCTTTAATTGGTAAATTAGAGGCGGATAAATCAGTATTTATTGCGTCTGAAGTCCAAGGTAAAATAAAAGCAATTAACGTGGTCGCTAATCAAGAGATCCGAGCTGGTCAAGTTCTGATCCAGCTTGAAGATGCACGTTCTCAGGCGAGTGTTGCAGAAGCAAATGCTTACCTTAATGATGAGAAGCGCAAGCTGAAAGAGTACAAGAAGTTAATCGATAAAAATGCGATTACTCAAACAGAAATCGATGCACAAAAAGCCAGTGTCGACATTGCTACTGCGCGATTGGCAGCCGCTTTAGCTGAACTTGATTATCATTACATTAAAGCTCCGTTTTCAGGCACGGCAGGTTTATTAGATTTTAGTTTGGGTAAAATGGTCACCGCAGGGACTGAGTTGCTCTCACTCGATGACCTTTTGTCAATGAGACTCGATCTACAAGTACCGGAAAACTACCTATCTTTGCTCAGTGTCGGCATGACCGTGAGCGCGACTAACCGCGCTTGGCCATCGGAACGTTTTACTGGACAAGTGATAGCAATTGATCCAAGAATTAACCATGAAACCTTGAATTTAAAAGTAAGAGTGAGTTTTGATAATCAAAGTAACAAGTTAAAACCTGGCATGTTGATGTCGGCAACGTTAACACTTCCAGCGGTATCAGAGCCCGTTATTCCTGTTCAAGCTATCGAGTATTCAGGCACCAAACGCTTCGTGTATGTGGTCGGTGAAGATGAGTTAGCTAAACGGACTCAAGTAACCTTAGGTGCACGAATTAAAGATGAGGTGGTGATAACCGATGGCGTGAACGTGGGTCAAAGAATCGTGGTTCAAGGCTTGGTTAATATGCGTGATGGACTCAAGGTTGATGATCTCTCTGCTAAACAGTCTCAAATCACTGCTGATGCAAATCAAGGTGTGCAGGGCGAGAAGAAAGGAGACAGACGTTAA
- a CDS encoding VOC family protein, producing MFSHIMLGANDVQESKIFYDAVLGALGHEPGIIDEKGRCFYFTNTGVFALSKPIDGEFACHGNGSTIGFQAKNPESADAWHVAGLANGGTACEEAPGIRNGMIGELYLAYLRDPSGNKICALHKVS from the coding sequence ATGTTTAGTCATATTATGCTTGGCGCCAACGACGTTCAAGAATCAAAGATTTTTTACGATGCAGTTTTAGGTGCTTTGGGTCACGAGCCTGGCATTATTGATGAGAAAGGTCGTTGTTTTTATTTTACCAACACAGGTGTGTTTGCACTAAGTAAACCCATTGACGGGGAATTTGCTTGCCATGGTAACGGTAGTACCATCGGCTTTCAGGCCAAAAATCCTGAGTCTGCTGATGCTTGGCATGTTGCCGGATTAGCTAACGGCGGAACCGCCTGTGAGGAGGCTCCAGGTATTCGTAATGGTATGATAGGTGAGCTTTACCTGGCTTATTTACGGGATCCATCAGGTAATAAAATCTGCGCACTTCATAAAGTGAGCTAA
- a CDS encoding GNAT family N-acetyltransferase gives MRNTLQIHWLDIDNRTQAYRFYKHYMPYARLTKKERLAVLHFEKKSIEDNRNQEIIAAIRLRPTGVYNLVTGMLVHPNYHGQGLGHQLMLGINNELANEGTFLFALPHLVSFYQQHGFVECQNVPNDISQLFNKYDCNDRPLCLMIFRRKNANHL, from the coding sequence ATGAGAAACACTTTGCAAATTCACTGGCTTGATATCGATAATCGCACCCAAGCATATCGTTTCTACAAACACTATATGCCCTATGCTCGGTTGACAAAAAAGGAGCGACTTGCGGTATTACATTTCGAAAAAAAATCGATAGAAGATAACCGAAATCAAGAGATTATCGCTGCCATTAGGTTGCGTCCAACGGGTGTGTATAACTTAGTGACGGGGATGCTGGTGCATCCGAACTATCATGGTCAAGGTTTAGGTCATCAATTGATGTTGGGGATTAATAATGAGTTAGCTAATGAAGGTACTTTTCTGTTTGCGTTGCCCCATTTAGTCAGTTTCTATCAGCAACATGGGTTCGTTGAATGTCAAAACGTCCCCAATGATATTAGTCAATTATTTAACAAGTACGATTGTAACGACAGACCTTTATGTTTGATGATCTTTAGAAGGAAAAATGCTAACCACCTATGA
- a CDS encoding multidrug efflux RND transporter permease subunit, translated as MLISDISVKRPVVAIVLSLLLCVFGAVSFSKLAIREMPDVESPVVTVMTTYEGASATIMESQITTALEDELTGISGIDEITSITRNGMSRITITFDLDWDLTEGVSDVRDAVARAQRRLPDEANDPIVSKDNGSGEPSIYINLSSSVMDRTQLTDYAQRVLEDRFSLITGVSSVNISGGLYKVMYVQLKPELMAGRNVTTADIIASLKRENIESPGGEVRNDTTVMTVRTARLYNHPQDFDYLVVRTASDGSPVYLKDVASVFIGAENENSTFKSDGVPNLSLGIIAQSDANPLLVAKAAHQEVDRIQAFLPEGTQLVVDFDSTVFIDRSITEVYNTLFITGGLVVLVLYIFIGQARATLIPAVTVPVSLISAFIAANFFGFSINLLTLMALILSIGLVVDDAIVVVENVFHHLEKGEEPLLAAYKGTREVGFAVVATTAVLVMVFLPISFMEGMVGRLFTEFSVMLAMSVIFSSIVALTLTPVLCSKMLKANVKPNRFNLWIDKLFNKLEHSYRRAVAKAVRFRFAAPLVILLCILGSGLLMHNVPSQLAPQEDRGVIFAFVKGAEGTSYNRMTANMDIVEERLMPLLGQGVIKSFSVQAPAFGGRAGDQTGFVIMQLENWEDRSINAQQALGIVAKALKGIPDVMVRPMLPGFRGQSSEPVQFVIGGSDYDELFKWAQILQEEAILSPMLEGADLDYAETTPELVVSVDRERAAELGISVAEVSETLEVMLGGRSETTFVDRGEEYDVYLRGDEDSFNSMADLSQIYMRSAKGQLVTLDSITYIEEVASANKLSHTNKQKSITLKANLGEGYTLGEALNFLDAKAIEILPSDISVSYTGESKDFKENQSSMLVVFGLALLVAYLVLAAQFESFINPMVVMFTVPMGVFGGFLGLYLTGQGLNIYSQIGMIMLIGMVTKNGILIVEFANQLRDRGIELEQAIIDASARRLRPILMTAFTTLVGAVPLIMSTGAGSESRIAVGTVVFFGMAFATFVTLLVIPAMYRLISGATHSPGFVEAKLNQAIAAQKLIDVK; from the coding sequence ATGTTAATTTCTGACATCTCTGTTAAGCGTCCGGTTGTTGCGATTGTTTTAAGTTTATTACTTTGTGTGTTTGGTGCTGTGTCATTTTCTAAGCTAGCCATACGTGAAATGCCCGATGTTGAAAGTCCGGTAGTCACTGTGATGACCACCTATGAAGGCGCGTCGGCAACCATCATGGAGAGTCAGATTACTACGGCGTTAGAGGATGAACTCACCGGTATCAGTGGTATCGATGAGATAACCTCCATTACTCGAAATGGCATGTCGCGTATTACGATCACCTTCGATCTCGATTGGGATCTGACCGAAGGGGTGAGTGACGTTCGTGATGCGGTAGCCAGAGCTCAACGTCGTCTTCCTGACGAAGCTAACGATCCAATCGTGTCTAAAGATAATGGCTCAGGTGAACCCTCCATCTACATTAATTTAAGTTCCTCAGTGATGGACCGAACTCAACTTACCGATTATGCCCAGCGCGTACTTGAGGACAGATTCAGTCTGATCACTGGCGTGAGTTCAGTGAATATCTCAGGTGGTCTATACAAGGTGATGTATGTTCAGTTAAAACCTGAACTAATGGCGGGTCGTAACGTGACCACGGCTGATATCATTGCCAGCTTAAAACGGGAAAATATAGAAAGTCCTGGTGGTGAAGTGCGTAACGACACCACCGTGATGACGGTACGGACGGCGCGTCTCTACAATCATCCGCAAGATTTTGACTATCTTGTGGTACGTACGGCGAGTGATGGCTCTCCGGTTTACCTGAAAGATGTGGCCTCGGTATTTATTGGTGCAGAAAATGAAAACTCTACTTTTAAAAGTGATGGCGTACCTAATTTAAGTTTAGGAATTATTGCTCAGTCTGATGCTAATCCTTTATTAGTCGCTAAAGCCGCCCACCAAGAAGTTGATCGTATTCAGGCGTTTTTACCTGAAGGTACGCAACTGGTCGTTGACTTTGATTCTACCGTGTTTATTGACCGCTCCATTACTGAAGTTTACAACACTCTGTTTATTACTGGTGGTTTGGTGGTATTGGTGTTGTACATCTTTATCGGTCAGGCAAGAGCAACATTGATCCCCGCAGTGACAGTGCCAGTCTCTTTGATTTCAGCATTTATAGCGGCTAATTTCTTTGGTTTTTCTATCAATCTTTTGACATTAATGGCGTTGATTCTTTCTATCGGTTTGGTGGTCGATGATGCGATTGTTGTGGTCGAAAATGTGTTCCATCACCTTGAAAAGGGCGAGGAACCACTGCTTGCTGCCTATAAAGGAACACGTGAAGTAGGTTTTGCGGTTGTCGCAACAACGGCTGTGTTGGTGATGGTATTTCTGCCTATCTCATTTATGGAAGGGATGGTTGGGCGTTTATTTACCGAATTTTCCGTTATGCTCGCTATGTCGGTGATCTTTTCATCGATTGTCGCACTAACTTTAACGCCGGTACTTTGCAGCAAGATGTTGAAGGCAAATGTGAAGCCTAACCGGTTTAATCTTTGGATAGATAAGCTATTTAACAAGTTAGAACACAGCTACCGTAGAGCGGTAGCCAAGGCGGTGCGTTTTCGGTTTGCAGCACCTTTGGTGATTCTTTTATGTATCTTAGGCAGCGGTTTGTTGATGCACAATGTGCCATCTCAGTTAGCGCCGCAAGAAGACCGCGGTGTGATATTTGCTTTTGTTAAAGGAGCTGAAGGCACCAGTTATAACCGTATGACGGCAAATATGGATATTGTCGAGGAGAGGTTGATGCCGCTACTTGGACAAGGGGTTATTAAATCTTTTAGTGTACAAGCGCCTGCTTTCGGTGGCCGTGCCGGCGATCAGACCGGTTTTGTGATCATGCAGTTGGAAAATTGGGAAGACAGAAGTATTAATGCTCAGCAAGCCTTAGGCATAGTGGCTAAGGCATTGAAAGGTATTCCCGATGTGATGGTACGTCCTATGTTGCCCGGTTTTAGGGGGCAATCGAGTGAGCCAGTGCAGTTTGTCATTGGTGGTTCAGATTATGATGAACTGTTTAAGTGGGCCCAAATACTGCAAGAGGAAGCCATTCTTAGCCCAATGTTAGAGGGAGCCGATCTCGATTATGCTGAAACGACACCGGAATTGGTGGTCAGTGTCGATCGCGAACGTGCCGCTGAGCTTGGGATCAGTGTTGCAGAGGTTTCAGAAACCTTAGAGGTGATGCTCGGTGGACGAAGTGAGACGACCTTTGTTGATCGTGGTGAGGAGTATGATGTCTACTTAAGAGGTGATGAGGACAGCTTCAACAGCATGGCGGATCTGAGTCAAATTTACATGCGTTCGGCTAAAGGACAATTGGTGACACTGGATTCCATTACTTATATTGAAGAGGTGGCTTCGGCGAATAAGCTGAGTCATACCAATAAGCAGAAATCGATCACTTTGAAAGCGAACTTAGGCGAAGGCTATACCTTAGGTGAAGCACTTAACTTCTTAGATGCTAAGGCGATTGAGATATTACCCAGTGATATCTCGGTAAGTTATACGGGCGAATCAAAAGACTTTAAAGAAAACCAAAGCAGTATGCTTGTGGTGTTTGGCTTGGCACTTTTGGTCGCTTATTTGGTATTAGCGGCACAGTTCGAGAGCTTTATTAACCCTATGGTTGTCATGTTTACTGTGCCTATGGGAGTATTCGGTGGTTTTCTTGGTTTGTACTTAACGGGTCAGGGATTGAATATTTACAGTCAGATAGGCATGATCATGTTGATCGGCATGGTGACCAAGAATGGGATCTTGATTGTCGAATTTGCTAACCAGTTAAGGGATCGAGGCATTGAGCTGGAACAGGCGATTATCGATGCATCGGCTCGTCGTCTGCGTCCTATTTTGATGACCGCATTCACCACACTAGTGGGGGCAGTGCCCTTGATCATGTCAACGGGAGCGGGTTCTGAAAGTCGTATCGCTGTGGGGACTGTCGTCTTCTTCGGTATGGCGTTTGCGACTTTTGTAACCTTGCTGGTTATCCCTGCAATGTACCGCTTAATCTCTGGTGCAACCCATTCACCTGGTTTCGTGGAAGCTAAGCTTAATCAGGCAATAGCAGCACAAAAATTAATTGATGTTAAATAA
- a CDS encoding pilus assembly protein, translated as MRIFIYDLVTIGGRFFSCVTVLFLLSFFISADDTELYVYEASARSGARPQMLIIFDNSGSMRTTIVGADKPYSSHAGGISGDSLGKQNNLYFTRGATAAEDQPNPANSSETRHFPGVMNSCESAWSSLHQYGFYTGYFRGYSFSGSEGMWKELDDTGSDDVIAVDCFEDIQEEKWTNAASVASGLPVDSSGSVSSPLFYTHANASSSETVKQDARDLAELTGFGTGRPLTIYTQDYLTWQHGTKVKVNISRLDIAKNAIKSIILTTPSVDFGLAVFNVNAWNEFERDGGRVISGLKENTATVKSGLINTIDGISASTNTPLCETLYEAYRYFSGLSVDFANSNTDLPNAGYYVSQQPQADSSVVNSGSYISPFKKCQNNASVVIITDGVPTKDAAANGFINTLTGGVDKYGSEAGGDLNYLSAMSSWMNKYDLNASEPGDQTVSTHTIGFSKGAASAAALLQKTAEAGGGRYFDATNASLLQGSLQQVVSEALDTNSSFTSPAVASNNFNRTQSFEYAYYSIFLPNEGPTWLGNLKKYRVLGKGEVVDKAGKPAIGLDGNIKSTACSFWTPDSVCNAGGDGNEVDKGGVLSAMQSAESRTIYSNLNTGLTELTVTSVTSTAGSTDNLINYLGVGEEELLSLFGWAKGLDVDNNKNLTTIPNPNTNWRDDIMGDALHSKPLALNFGTKSSPDVRIVMGTNHGFLHMFEDDSSSNSVTENWAFIPYELLPNLKTLRANVPTGVHSVYGVDGSPVAYTKTNDSGIEKAWLFFGMRRGGSSYYAIDISDPDNPSFMWKVDASSPGMSELGQSWSTPVVTTIPGRSADSPVIIVGAGYSPSGKDGAGVGADDIKGRGVFILDAETGDLVHQFGSASTGGTQLPGISDSIPSGVAVLDSNADGATDRIYATDTGGNIWRMDMPSINTDEWSGFKFASLGGGVQSSDRRFYSGPAVAQTVITNIAEVTVEDGETTTTIKTKMNIPYDAVVVGSGHRAMPSDLSRSDMFFTLQDRNVVSRSFKGTGGVAIPTSLTLAELYDVTSSPPADSDEAEQINFGKKRGWYYRFSRTGEKNLSPATIVNGRVFFTSFVPPGDNSDSELCISSGAGFLYNFDLHRGTRTYTYIRTGEFVPDTPQLIIPPRDPNEGEEAEAPNMYLIGIGAALPGNPPTGCDPSDLRCVGGGLNTNRIYYYTSD; from the coding sequence ATGAGAATTTTTATTTATGATTTAGTCACAATTGGTGGCCGCTTTTTTAGCTGTGTAACTGTTTTGTTTTTGCTTTCTTTCTTTATATCGGCAGATGACACTGAACTCTATGTTTATGAAGCTTCAGCACGCAGCGGTGCCCGACCACAGATGCTTATTATTTTTGATAACTCTGGCAGTATGCGAACAACCATTGTTGGGGCTGATAAGCCATATTCCTCTCATGCTGGTGGTATTAGTGGCGATAGTTTAGGTAAGCAAAATAATCTCTATTTCACCAGAGGTGCGACGGCAGCTGAAGATCAACCCAATCCCGCTAATTCATCTGAAACACGTCATTTCCCAGGAGTGATGAATAGCTGTGAAAGTGCTTGGAGTTCGCTTCATCAATATGGTTTTTATACTGGATATTTCAGAGGTTATTCATTCTCTGGTTCAGAAGGGATGTGGAAAGAGTTAGATGATACCGGCAGTGATGATGTGATTGCGGTTGACTGTTTTGAAGATATCCAAGAAGAAAAATGGACCAATGCTGCGAGTGTGGCAAGTGGCTTACCCGTTGACAGTAGTGGTTCTGTATCTAGTCCTCTTTTTTACACTCATGCTAATGCAAGTTCCAGTGAGACGGTTAAGCAAGATGCGAGAGATCTCGCTGAACTTACTGGTTTTGGCACTGGTCGTCCTCTGACAATCTACACTCAAGATTATCTAACCTGGCAACATGGTACTAAGGTCAAAGTAAATATTAGCCGTTTAGACATCGCAAAAAACGCAATTAAAAGTATTATTTTAACGACCCCAAGCGTGGATTTTGGTTTAGCAGTGTTTAATGTCAATGCGTGGAATGAGTTTGAGCGTGATGGTGGCAGAGTGATCTCGGGACTAAAGGAAAACACCGCTACAGTTAAATCCGGTTTGATTAATACCATTGATGGGATTAGTGCCAGTACTAATACCCCTTTGTGTGAAACCTTATATGAAGCATATCGTTACTTTTCTGGGTTAAGTGTCGACTTCGCGAACAGTAACACTGATCTACCTAATGCGGGTTATTACGTTAGTCAGCAACCTCAGGCGGACTCCTCTGTGGTGAACAGTGGCAGCTATATTTCACCGTTTAAAAAATGCCAGAATAACGCCAGCGTGGTGATTATTACTGATGGAGTGCCAACAAAAGATGCTGCAGCAAACGGTTTTATTAATACGTTAACGGGAGGCGTTGATAAATATGGTAGCGAGGCGGGGGGCGATCTTAATTACCTGAGTGCGATGTCAAGTTGGATGAATAAGTATGATCTTAATGCCAGTGAGCCAGGTGATCAAACCGTAAGCACTCATACAATCGGCTTCAGCAAAGGGGCTGCGAGTGCGGCAGCCTTGTTGCAGAAAACGGCTGAGGCAGGTGGAGGCCGCTATTTTGATGCAACCAATGCAAGCTTGTTACAAGGATCACTACAGCAGGTGGTGAGTGAAGCTTTAGATACTAACTCCAGCTTTACCTCTCCAGCTGTAGCGAGTAATAATTTTAATCGAACTCAATCATTCGAATACGCTTATTACTCCATTTTTTTGCCGAATGAAGGCCCAACCTGGCTTGGTAACCTTAAAAAATACAGAGTCTTAGGGAAGGGAGAGGTTGTGGATAAAGCAGGCAAACCTGCAATTGGACTTGATGGGAATATTAAGTCAACAGCTTGCTCTTTTTGGACACCAGATTCAGTTTGTAATGCTGGAGGTGATGGTAATGAGGTCGATAAAGGAGGTGTGTTGTCTGCAATGCAATCTGCTGAATCCAGAACTATTTATAGTAATTTAAACACAGGCTTGACTGAGTTAACAGTAACCAGCGTCACCAGTACCGCAGGCAGTACCGACAACTTGATCAATTATCTTGGCGTGGGTGAAGAGGAACTGCTCTCCCTTTTTGGTTGGGCAAAAGGTTTAGATGTTGATAACAATAAAAACCTAACGACCATCCCTAATCCAAATACTAACTGGCGTGATGATATTATGGGGGATGCACTTCATTCAAAGCCGTTAGCACTTAATTTTGGCACTAAATCGAGTCCTGACGTACGAATTGTTATGGGGACTAACCATGGTTTTCTGCATATGTTTGAAGATGATAGTAGCAGTAATAGTGTTACTGAAAACTGGGCGTTTATTCCCTATGAGTTGTTGCCAAATTTAAAGACACTCAGAGCTAATGTGCCTACTGGAGTTCACTCTGTTTATGGTGTCGACGGTTCACCTGTTGCTTATACCAAAACCAATGATTCGGGAATTGAGAAAGCTTGGTTATTTTTCGGCATGCGTCGGGGAGGCAGCAGTTATTACGCTATCGATATTAGCGATCCTGATAATCCGAGCTTTATGTGGAAAGTGGATGCGTCTTCGCCTGGCATGTCTGAGTTAGGTCAGTCTTGGTCGACTCCAGTTGTGACAACCATTCCCGGACGAAGTGCTGATAGCCCAGTCATTATTGTCGGTGCCGGTTATTCACCATCGGGTAAAGACGGTGCCGGTGTTGGAGCTGATGATATTAAGGGCCGTGGCGTTTTTATACTCGATGCAGAAACAGGGGATTTGGTGCATCAGTTTGGTTCTGCAAGTACTGGTGGGACACAACTGCCTGGGATCTCAGACAGTATTCCAAGTGGGGTTGCAGTTTTAGATTCAAATGCAGATGGGGCTACTGACCGTATTTATGCGACCGATACTGGTGGCAACATATGGCGTATGGATATGCCATCGATTAATACAGATGAATGGTCTGGGTTTAAATTTGCCAGTTTAGGTGGAGGTGTCCAATCTTCAGATCGACGCTTCTATTCAGGACCTGCTGTGGCCCAAACCGTTATCACCAATATCGCCGAGGTGACTGTCGAGGATGGCGAAACGACAACGACAATCAAGACAAAGATGAATATACCCTATGATGCTGTTGTCGTGGGTAGTGGTCATAGGGCGATGCCGTCAGATCTCAGTCGTTCAGATATGTTCTTTACACTACAAGATAGAAATGTTGTAAGCCGCTCTTTCAAAGGCACTGGCGGGGTAGCTATTCCTACAAGTTTAACCTTGGCGGAACTTTATGATGTCACATCATCGCCGCCTGCTGATTCCGATGAGGCTGAGCAGATAAACTTTGGTAAAAAGAGGGGCTGGTATTATCGCTTTTCCCGCACGGGAGAGAAGAATTTATCTCCCGCGACGATAGTCAACGGGCGAGTGTTTTTTACTTCATTTGTGCCACCAGGTGACAATTCTGATAGTGAGCTGTGCATTAGTTCAGGTGCTGGATTTCTATATAACTTCGATCTCCATCGAGGTACCCGAACCTATACCTATATAAGGACGGGAGAATTTGTGCCTGATACGCCACAGCTCATCATTCCCCCACGTGATCCTAATGAAGGTGAGGAAGCCGAGGCGCCAAATATGTATCTTATTGGTATAGGCGCTGCGCTGCCTGGTAACCCCCCAACAGGCTGTGATCCTAGTGATTTGAGATGTGTGGGTGGTGGGTTAAATACCAATAGAATTTATTACTACACATCCGATTAA
- a CDS encoding LabA-like NYN domain-containing protein, which translates to MKKIAIFVDVQNIYYTCRQAYGRQFNYRKLWQHIGHEGEIHSATAYAIHKGDDGQLKFQDALKHIGFDVKLKPFIQRADGSAKGDWDVGITIDIMEAASEVDSVILLSGDGDFDLLMLKIYQKYGVDTQVYGVPGLTAKSLIDSAAQYHEIDDALLL; encoded by the coding sequence GTGAAGAAAATCGCCATTTTTGTAGACGTTCAAAACATCTATTACACCTGCCGTCAGGCCTATGGACGTCAGTTTAATTACCGCAAACTTTGGCAACATATCGGTCATGAAGGTGAAATACACTCAGCAACAGCCTATGCAATACACAAAGGTGATGACGGACAGCTGAAATTCCAAGATGCACTCAAGCACATAGGGTTCGACGTCAAGCTCAAACCTTTTATTCAACGCGCCGATGGCAGTGCTAAGGGGGATTGGGATGTAGGTATCACTATCGATATTATGGAGGCGGCCAGTGAAGTCGACTCGGTTATTTTACTTTCAGGCGACGGTGACTTCGATCTGTTGATGTTGAAGATATATCAAAAATATGGGGTCGATACTCAGGTCTATGGTGTTCCGGGACTTACTGCAAAATCCCTGATTGATTCAGCAGCGCAATATCACGAGATTGATGATGCACTGCTACTCTAG
- a CDS encoding TDT family transporter translates to MSTGDQVELSKEIGPNWFASVMGTGIIANAAVGLPIVGDKLTYLGLVIWLLASVMLAVILVLKIAQAIIKPHVIKRQFNDPVMAQFFGAPPMALMTIAGGCLLVGHHILAEATVLTIAWSLWGLGTLSGLATAVIIPYRLFTHHEVRDDGAFGGWLMPVVPPMVSAAIGAMLIPHVQNIALQQTLLYACYAMFGVSMFCALIIITMIWSRLAHSGTSGGARVPTLWIVLGPLGQSITAAGALGSAALLVVEQPLADNMNNMAIIYGVPIWGFALFWSILASLLTLRALGKKMPFALTWWAFTFPVGTCVTGTTQLALHTGLAVFQWASIVLFGGLICAWIIAAIGTIKGFKGGHIFKTPLIATHVISKKRDK, encoded by the coding sequence ATGTCAACAGGCGATCAAGTAGAGTTAAGCAAGGAGATCGGTCCGAACTGGTTTGCATCAGTGATGGGGACTGGGATTATTGCTAATGCCGCAGTTGGCTTACCAATAGTTGGGGATAAATTAACCTACCTTGGGCTTGTTATATGGCTGCTAGCATCCGTTATGTTGGCTGTTATCTTAGTGTTGAAAATAGCACAAGCCATTATTAAACCTCATGTTATCAAACGTCAATTTAACGATCCTGTCATGGCTCAGTTTTTTGGTGCCCCTCCCATGGCATTGATGACCATAGCTGGGGGCTGTCTTCTCGTGGGACACCATATTTTAGCTGAAGCGACGGTACTAACGATAGCTTGGAGTCTATGGGGGTTAGGGACATTGAGTGGCCTTGCAACTGCGGTTATCATTCCTTATCGCCTGTTTACTCATCATGAAGTTCGCGACGATGGGGCTTTTGGTGGTTGGCTAATGCCAGTTGTTCCCCCTATGGTGTCGGCTGCTATAGGTGCAATGCTAATTCCCCATGTCCAAAATATCGCTTTGCAGCAAACATTGCTCTACGCCTGTTATGCCATGTTTGGTGTCAGTATGTTTTGTGCCTTGATTATTATTACCATGATCTGGAGTCGCTTAGCCCACTCAGGAACATCAGGTGGTGCCCGCGTACCAACACTTTGGATAGTGCTAGGTCCGTTGGGACAATCAATTACTGCTGCAGGCGCGTTAGGAAGTGCTGCACTACTGGTTGTTGAGCAACCGCTAGCGGATAACATGAATAACATGGCTATTATTTATGGGGTTCCTATTTGGGGGTTCGCACTGTTTTGGTCAATATTGGCCAGTTTGCTTACGTTGCGGGCGTTGGGTAAAAAAATGCCTTTTGCACTAACGTGGTGGGCATTTACTTTCCCTGTTGGAACTTGTGTTACTGGTACAACCCAGCTGGCATTGCACACAGGATTAGCGGTATTCCAATGGGCTTCTATTGTCCTATTTGGCGGTTTAATTTGTGCGTGGATTATTGCCGCAATAGGTACGATAAAAGGTTTTAAAGGGGGACATATATTTAAAACGCCTTTGATAGCAACACATGTGATATCCAAGAAAAGGGATAAGTGA